One region of Syntrophobacter fumaroxidans MPOB genomic DNA includes:
- a CDS encoding 4Fe-4S dicluster domain-containing protein gives MDTKIKSLLLEGRVDGFWGYRTMNGFPFPRLFTKENANELEPWRPTVARYPVLKLLLREMRMHSDRTYGVLVRGCEERGLRELFKWKQLEPDKVVVVGQACSRELADCCECRQPFPDLLDYGEPAAPVTQSRKVDALQAMAMSERRAWWLTHMNRCIHCHGCRDVCPVCFCTECSLEHRELVSGAKLPPDSSFHLVRAVHMGGRCIDCGLCEEICPARIPLRSLYKEVNRLVEEIFDYRPGVDEGMSPFTFPGDELLLPTG, from the coding sequence ATGGACACCAAGATAAAAAGCCTTCTGCTTGAGGGACGAGTGGACGGGTTCTGGGGCTACCGGACGATGAACGGCTTTCCCTTTCCCCGGCTCTTTACCAAAGAGAATGCGAACGAGTTGGAGCCGTGGCGTCCGACCGTGGCCCGGTATCCTGTACTCAAGCTGCTCCTCCGGGAAATGCGCATGCATTCGGATCGGACCTACGGGGTCCTGGTGAGGGGGTGCGAGGAGCGGGGGCTCCGGGAGCTGTTCAAATGGAAACAGTTGGAACCGGACAAGGTGGTCGTGGTGGGGCAGGCATGCAGCCGGGAACTGGCTGACTGTTGCGAGTGCCGGCAACCCTTTCCCGATCTGCTGGATTACGGCGAGCCGGCGGCCCCGGTGACGCAAAGCCGAAAGGTCGACGCGTTGCAGGCCATGGCCATGAGCGAACGGCGCGCGTGGTGGCTCACCCACATGAATCGATGCATCCATTGCCACGGATGCCGCGATGTCTGCCCGGTATGCTTCTGCACGGAATGCAGCCTGGAACACCGCGAACTCGTTTCGGGGGCGAAACTGCCCCCCGACTCATCTTTCCATCTGGTTCGGGCGGTTCACATGGGAGGACGCTGCATCGACTGCGGACTCTGCGAAGAAATCTGCCCCGCCCGCATCCCTCTCAGGTCGCTCTACAAGGAAGTGAACCGACTGGTGGAGGAGATTTTCGATTATCGTCCCGGAGTCGACGAGGGCATGTCCCCGTTCACGTTTCCGGGCGATGAGCTGCTGTTGCCGACGGGATAA
- a CDS encoding hydrogenase iron-sulfur subunit, whose translation MDDKAFEPKILGFLCNWCSYAGADLAGVSRLQYPANIRIIRVMCSGGISPHHLLHAFQKGADGVLIGGCHIGDCHYLKGNYMTMKRVKFLEGLLQFAGYDPRRLRLEWISAAEGLRFAEVVREFTDQIRSLGPAPTFEAVPGMDAHPSEAFSGRGEFMA comes from the coding sequence GTGGACGACAAGGCATTCGAACCGAAGATTCTTGGGTTTCTGTGCAACTGGTGCAGCTATGCCGGCGCGGACCTCGCCGGGGTGAGCCGCCTGCAGTACCCGGCCAATATTCGCATCATCCGGGTGATGTGCTCCGGAGGGATCTCTCCCCACCACCTCCTGCACGCCTTTCAGAAGGGGGCCGACGGGGTCTTGATCGGGGGCTGTCACATCGGCGACTGCCATTATCTCAAGGGCAACTACATGACCATGAAGCGGGTGAAGTTTCTGGAAGGGTTGCTTCAATTCGCCGGCTACGATCCTCGACGGCTCCGCCTGGAATGGATTTCGGCGGCGGAGGGCCTCAGGTTTGCGGAGGTGGTTCGGGAGTTCACCGATCAAATTCGCAGTCTCGGTCCCGCGCCCACCTTCGAGGCTGTGCCGGGGATGGATGCCCATCCGTCCGAAGCGTTTTCCGGACGAGGGGAGTTCATGGCGTAA
- a CDS encoding FAD-dependent oxidoreductase: MSNLSRNLVGSVMVVGGGIAGVQAALDLADTGYFVHMVEKSEAIGGVMSALDKTFPTNDCSMCILSPKLVECGRHPNIEILTLTEVREVGGEAGCFSVKLRSRARYIDAKKCIACGVCAQKCPRKVPDAFNLGLNRRKAAYVKYPQAVPLKYAIDREHCLYFEKGKCRACEKFCPAGAVNFEDEDRDFSLEVGSIILAPGFQTFDPKVFDTYNYSRFPNVITSMEFERVLSPSGPSGGHLARPSDGREPRRIAWLQCVGSRELNRCDNAHCSAVCCMYAVKEAVIAKEHSREPLDATIFFMDMRTSGKDFEKYYQRAREEQGIRFVRSRVHSVEQARESGNCLIRYAADDGLPREEEFDLVVLSVGLETSPQVLELARRMGIAIDAARFAATAPFAPVSTSVPGIFVCGAFQGPKDIPQSVIEASAAAAEAASLLAPVRGAVARKPAETAESEISGEEPPRIGVFVCHCGINIGAVVDVPAVKDYAGTLSDVAYVEESLFTCSQDAQDRMKEAIREHGLNRVVVASCSPRTHEPLFQQTIREAGLNKYLFELANIRDQNSWVHQDFPEAATIKAKDLVRMAVAKVALQKPLEEIRLNVTRSGLVLGGGVAGMEAALALGGQGFPVTLVERGDDLGGNARKLLTVWNGDPVRPYLDSLIERVENHPLITVRKKTVLKEVRGFVGNFCSVLESGGNSEEVHHGVAVIATGGQPHKPDEYGYGTDGRICLNTELDEAVSNRRRSFVDARSAVFIQCVGSREPARPYCSRVCCSHSIENAIRLKEINPAMDVVILYRDIRTHGLRENLYREARRRGVLFIRFDADRKPEVETGGDSLQVTVFDPILQRRIVLHPDVLTLASAIEPRESEGPAKLFKVPRNPEGFFLEAHMKLRPVDFATEGVYVAGLAHWPKPLEESIAQAKAAAARAATVLARDFIVAGGVTAVVEKDRCSGCRACVECCPFGAVSYLEREGRCEVNQALCKGCGTCASACPSEAVSLMGFSNPQIYRQIDEALSA; encoded by the coding sequence ATGTCGAACCTATCGCGAAATCTGGTCGGATCGGTCATGGTGGTCGGAGGAGGGATCGCCGGGGTGCAGGCGGCCCTGGACTTGGCCGATACGGGTTATTTCGTGCACATGGTCGAAAAGAGCGAAGCCATAGGCGGCGTGATGAGCGCGCTCGACAAGACCTTTCCCACCAACGACTGTTCCATGTGTATCCTGTCCCCCAAGCTCGTGGAATGTGGGCGGCATCCCAATATCGAGATTCTCACGTTGACGGAGGTCCGTGAAGTGGGGGGAGAAGCGGGGTGCTTCTCCGTGAAGCTCCGGTCGAGGGCCCGTTACATCGATGCGAAGAAATGCATCGCCTGCGGCGTGTGCGCGCAAAAGTGTCCCCGGAAGGTCCCCGATGCGTTCAACCTGGGATTGAACCGGCGCAAGGCGGCTTATGTCAAGTATCCTCAGGCCGTGCCGCTCAAGTACGCCATAGACAGGGAGCACTGTCTCTACTTCGAAAAAGGAAAATGCCGGGCATGCGAGAAGTTCTGCCCGGCGGGCGCCGTCAATTTCGAAGACGAGGACAGGGATTTCAGTCTTGAAGTGGGGAGCATCATTCTGGCTCCGGGATTTCAGACGTTCGATCCGAAAGTTTTCGATACCTACAACTATTCCCGCTTCCCCAACGTTATCACGTCCATGGAGTTCGAACGCGTTCTCTCCCCTTCGGGGCCTTCCGGGGGGCACCTCGCCCGTCCCTCCGACGGAAGGGAGCCCCGGCGCATCGCCTGGCTTCAGTGTGTCGGGTCAAGAGAGCTCAATCGCTGCGACAACGCCCACTGTTCGGCGGTCTGCTGCATGTACGCCGTCAAGGAGGCGGTCATTGCGAAGGAACACAGCCGCGAGCCGCTCGATGCAACCATCTTCTTCATGGACATGAGGACTTCGGGAAAAGATTTTGAAAAGTATTACCAGCGGGCGCGTGAGGAGCAGGGGATTCGCTTCGTGCGATCCCGCGTTCACAGCGTCGAGCAGGCCCGGGAATCGGGGAATTGCCTGATCCGGTATGCCGCCGATGACGGGTTGCCGCGTGAGGAGGAATTCGATCTGGTCGTGCTTTCGGTGGGACTCGAGACGTCGCCGCAGGTTCTCGAGCTCGCCCGCCGGATGGGGATCGCGATCGATGCAGCGCGTTTTGCGGCCACTGCTCCGTTTGCACCGGTTTCCACGTCCGTGCCCGGGATATTCGTTTGCGGGGCGTTCCAGGGTCCCAAGGATATTCCCCAGTCGGTCATTGAGGCGTCGGCGGCGGCGGCCGAGGCGGCTTCGCTTCTCGCGCCGGTGCGCGGCGCCGTCGCAAGAAAACCCGCGGAAACGGCGGAATCCGAGATCTCCGGCGAGGAACCTCCACGTATCGGTGTGTTTGTATGTCACTGCGGCATCAACATCGGGGCGGTCGTGGACGTTCCCGCCGTGAAGGATTATGCGGGAACGCTTTCGGACGTGGCGTACGTGGAAGAGAGCCTCTTCACGTGTTCGCAGGACGCCCAGGATCGCATGAAGGAAGCGATCCGCGAGCACGGTCTGAACCGCGTGGTGGTGGCGTCCTGTTCTCCGCGCACGCACGAACCCCTCTTTCAGCAGACCATCCGTGAAGCGGGCCTCAACAAGTATCTTTTCGAGCTCGCCAATATCCGGGACCAGAATTCCTGGGTACACCAGGATTTTCCGGAGGCGGCCACGATCAAGGCCAAAGACCTGGTACGCATGGCGGTGGCGAAGGTCGCTCTGCAAAAGCCGCTCGAGGAAATTCGACTCAACGTCACAAGGAGCGGGTTGGTCCTCGGGGGCGGTGTTGCGGGCATGGAGGCCGCACTGGCGCTGGGCGGCCAGGGATTTCCGGTGACTCTCGTCGAACGGGGGGACGACCTGGGCGGAAACGCTCGAAAGCTGCTGACCGTCTGGAACGGCGATCCCGTTCGTCCTTACCTGGATTCTCTCATCGAGAGAGTGGAGAACCATCCCCTCATCACGGTTCGCAAAAAAACCGTCCTGAAAGAAGTTCGGGGCTTTGTGGGGAATTTTTGTTCCGTATTGGAATCCGGCGGCAACAGCGAAGAAGTGCATCACGGGGTGGCCGTGATCGCCACGGGGGGACAGCCCCACAAGCCGGACGAGTACGGATACGGCACCGACGGGCGCATCTGTCTCAACACAGAGCTGGATGAAGCCGTTTCGAACCGCCGCAGGTCGTTCGTGGACGCACGGTCCGCCGTTTTCATCCAGTGCGTGGGTTCGCGAGAGCCTGCGCGGCCCTATTGCAGCCGGGTCTGCTGCAGCCACTCCATCGAGAACGCCATACGTCTCAAAGAGATCAACCCGGCCATGGATGTCGTCATTCTCTATCGGGATATCCGCACCCACGGACTTCGCGAAAATCTCTACAGGGAGGCCCGGCGAAGAGGCGTGCTCTTTATCCGTTTCGACGCGGATCGAAAGCCCGAAGTGGAAACCGGAGGGGACAGCCTCCAAGTTACGGTATTCGATCCCATCCTGCAAAGACGGATCGTCCTGCATCCGGATGTTTTGACGTTGGCGAGTGCCATAGAGCCGCGGGAATCGGAAGGGCCGGCGAAGCTGTTCAAAGTCCCCCGGAACCCGGAGGGCTTCTTCCTGGAGGCTCATATGAAGCTCCGCCCCGTGGACTTTGCCACGGAAGGGGTTTACGTGGCCGGCCTGGCTCACTGGCCCAAGCCCCTGGAAGAGAGCATCGCCCAGGCCAAAGCCGCTGCGGCCAGGGCGGCCACTGTCCTGGCCAGGGATTTCATCGTGGCGGGCGGCGTGACGGCCGTCGTGGAAAAAGACAGGTGTTCGGGCTGCCGCGCATGCGTCGAGTGCTGTCCCTTCGGGGCTGTCAGCTACCTGGAACGGGAGGGCCGATGTGAAGTGAACCAGGCGCTCTGCAAAGGCTGCGGAACCTGTGCTTCAGCCTGTCCCTCCGAGGCCGTTTCGCTGATGGGATTCAGTAACCCGCAGATCTACAGGCAGATCGACGAAGCCCTTTCGGCTTGA
- the gltA gene encoding NADPH-dependent glutamate synthase: MMSEAGEHTARRGETGGGKPRLNLNRLEMPKQSPGERRRNFSEVATGYTYEMAMEEASRCIQCKKRNCREGCPVNVDIPDFIRLLQQGNVEGASRVLKAKTSLPGICGRVCPQESQCEHACTLNKKGAPIAIGRLERFIADWERTEGTVTTPEIAPSTGKRVAVVGSGPSGLTVASDLAIRGHAVTMFEALHVAGGVLMYGIPEFRLPKDIVQREVRYVASLGVDIRLDTVIGINYSLDELLNADYHAVYLATGAGLPQFLGVPGENLNMVYSANEFLTRTNLMKAYLHPEYATPVKMGKRVAVIGGGNVAMDSARCAVRLGAREVYVIYRRTRREMPARLEEVENAEEEGIHFHFLCTPTAFISDGRNNVAAMELLRMKLGEPDAGGRRRPVPIPGSEYAMDIDTVVVSLGTSPNPLIASTTPDLETTRRGTVTIDDKGKTSKALVWAGGDIVSGGATVISAMGEGRRAATAMHEYLSR; encoded by the coding sequence ATGATGAGTGAAGCCGGGGAACACACGGCGCGGCGGGGGGAAACCGGCGGCGGGAAGCCCAGGTTGAATTTGAACCGGCTGGAGATGCCCAAGCAGTCGCCCGGGGAGCGCAGACGCAACTTCAGTGAGGTTGCCACGGGCTACACGTATGAGATGGCCATGGAAGAGGCTTCAAGGTGTATCCAGTGCAAGAAGCGCAACTGCCGGGAGGGATGTCCGGTCAACGTCGATATTCCGGACTTCATACGGTTGCTGCAGCAGGGGAATGTCGAGGGGGCCTCGCGGGTACTGAAGGCCAAGACTTCGCTCCCGGGGATCTGCGGCCGTGTCTGCCCGCAGGAAAGCCAGTGCGAGCATGCCTGCACCCTCAACAAGAAAGGCGCCCCCATCGCCATCGGACGCCTGGAGCGATTCATCGCGGACTGGGAACGCACCGAGGGGACCGTAACGACCCCCGAGATCGCGCCTTCCACCGGGAAACGCGTCGCCGTGGTCGGATCGGGGCCTTCGGGGCTCACGGTGGCCTCGGATCTCGCCATCCGGGGCCACGCCGTGACCATGTTCGAGGCACTCCACGTTGCCGGGGGAGTCTTGATGTACGGTATTCCGGAATTCAGGCTGCCCAAGGACATCGTGCAGCGCGAGGTTCGGTATGTCGCCTCGCTCGGCGTGGACATACGCCTCGATACCGTCATCGGCATCAACTACAGCCTCGATGAGCTGCTCAATGCCGACTATCACGCCGTCTACCTGGCGACGGGAGCGGGGCTCCCGCAGTTTCTCGGGGTTCCGGGGGAAAACCTCAACATGGTTTACTCGGCCAATGAATTCCTGACTCGAACGAATCTCATGAAGGCGTACCTCCATCCGGAGTATGCCACGCCGGTGAAAATGGGCAAGCGGGTGGCCGTGATCGGCGGCGGCAACGTGGCCATGGATTCGGCGCGGTGCGCGGTCCGCCTGGGCGCGCGCGAAGTCTACGTAATTTATCGTCGCACCCGGCGGGAGATGCCCGCACGCCTCGAGGAGGTGGAGAACGCCGAGGAGGAGGGTATCCATTTTCACTTCCTGTGCACTCCCACCGCCTTCATCAGTGACGGCCGGAACAACGTGGCCGCAATGGAGCTTCTGCGCATGAAACTGGGTGAGCCCGATGCCGGCGGTCGCAGGCGGCCCGTTCCCATCCCGGGCAGCGAGTACGCCATGGACATCGACACGGTGGTGGTCTCCCTCGGGACGTCTCCCAATCCTCTTATCGCCTCCACCACTCCGGACCTGGAAACGACCAGGCGGGGAACGGTGACGATCGACGACAAAGGAAAAACCTCCAAGGCGCTCGTATGGGCGGGAGGCGACATCGTTTCCGGAGGGGCCACGGTCATCAGCGCAATGGGCGAAGGCCGGCGCGCGGCCACCGCAATGCACGAATATCTGAGCCGGTAG
- a CDS encoding sulfide/dihydroorotate dehydrogenase-like FAD/NAD-binding protein — MFPIVLHEELSPGVHRMSVKAPEVARKCGPGQFVIVIIDEKGERIPFTVSGWDTAAKTVDFVYVEVGKSTRQLAGLKPGDNLAHLVGPLGRAAEIDRFGHVVAVASGYGIAAIVPVLDALRAKGNRVTTILQAPDVERIFGRSALERSSDRLILAAGENGPDMTASATFPLRRLLADHRGSPVDRVIVMGSICLMRIISEMTRPYGVRTMVHLTPLMVDGTGMCGACRLSVDGNNRFACVHGPEFDGHKVTGWDVLMARRCTYSDESVLRQGFQCRGCSQW; from the coding sequence ATGTTTCCCATTGTCCTTCACGAAGAGCTGTCTCCGGGGGTTCACCGGATGAGTGTGAAAGCCCCGGAAGTCGCCCGCAAGTGCGGGCCCGGCCAGTTTGTCATCGTCATCATCGATGAGAAGGGAGAGCGGATACCTTTCACCGTCAGCGGCTGGGACACGGCCGCGAAAACGGTGGACTTCGTCTATGTCGAGGTCGGCAAAAGCACCAGGCAACTGGCAGGGCTCAAACCCGGCGACAACCTGGCGCATCTGGTGGGGCCTCTGGGCAGGGCCGCTGAAATCGATCGCTTCGGTCACGTGGTGGCCGTGGCGAGCGGGTACGGCATTGCGGCCATTGTGCCGGTGCTCGATGCCTTGCGGGCAAAGGGGAACCGCGTCACCACGATCCTTCAGGCCCCCGATGTGGAGCGCATCTTCGGCAGATCGGCTCTCGAACGGTCGAGTGACCGGCTGATCCTGGCTGCCGGGGAGAACGGGCCGGATATGACCGCGAGCGCCACCTTCCCGTTGAGAAGACTCCTGGCCGATCACCGGGGCAGTCCCGTCGATCGCGTGATTGTCATGGGATCGATCTGCCTGATGCGGATCATCAGCGAGATGACCCGGCCTTACGGCGTCAGGACCATGGTGCACCTCACACCGCTCATGGTGGACGGAACAGGGATGTGCGGGGCCTGCCGTCTGAGTGTCGACGGGAACAACCGGTTCGCATGCGTTCACGGACCCGAATTCGACGGTCACAAGGTGACCGGCTGGGATGTGCTCATGGCGCGGCGCTGCACGTATTCCGACGAAAGCGTTCTGCGGCAGGGCTTCCAATGCCGCGGCTGTTCGCAGTGGTAG
- a CDS encoding molybdopterin-dependent oxidoreductase: protein MTFWIDGRQVRAKSGLTVMEAADELGVVIPRLCFHPALRPSGSCRLCAVEIDDFRGLPAACSTPVEPGMRVRTATARVLDFRREMLRVILQDHPRECLGCPRNGTCELQRLVETVGIDFPYSPEEFGRHRAEQAGRYFERDYDLCVRCGRCVRVCHEVRGAKAIVFREKHGRQEVGTPFDRPLAETGCQFCGACVDVCPVGALREKLPPDGSGGLQEMSQGCGELSSIVMALYRKELPRSVKTSVCPVCSAGCSMEFEMAGGDGIIRVRPSVGEASNRGQACVQGRFLLKEYLGRSDRLLMPMIRENGSFRETGWDAALDFIADRFLSYRPEETAVLTDGRCTNEELRSLREFSRMVLRTDAFGCVCPPGHAAASEILRETTGTPGGMGCLQELERSDCILLLGLNPPASWPIAGTRLREAALGGTKLVAANPCKVGAARFADVHLQHYPGTETILVSGLIRLLLDRNEVHPDIAGRWETELKALGEHLSSFHPGEVSRITGVSPEDLVEAACLIGRSETLSVLYGLGVAASPRVAETVRAMLALLQIKGNLGKPGCVVAPLYGNGNLLGAWEAGMASGHLSGLPAQGGAYRSGPFDVLAAIDSGKIRALYLACESLEGDALDSIGPLLGKAEFVVVHDVAIPRAISRAQGGVGDVYLPMAAALEKGGSYLAGGRKVRRIEPVVAPPGEARSVVWVVTELARRMHARGFDSMDSPVSADESKSCVPACTAESQGCDRGGPRPTDLCPAEPGGEPAQRWIGWKPDDPGTPEDPRDAEYPFAVIVKEALRPYCLGPLLARESAAFFGSDEELEMNPADVFGMGMSAGDAARVVTRHGEWEGRIRINDLIPVKTLAVSGSIVRLHVDLRDIAGGAFAARVVKR from the coding sequence GTGACATTTTGGATTGACGGCCGGCAGGTGAGGGCCAAATCAGGTCTGACGGTCATGGAAGCGGCCGATGAACTCGGTGTCGTCATTCCGCGACTGTGCTTTCACCCGGCATTGAGGCCGAGCGGTTCCTGCAGGTTGTGCGCGGTCGAAATCGACGATTTCCGGGGGCTCCCGGCGGCATGTTCGACACCGGTGGAACCCGGGATGCGGGTGAGGACCGCCACCGCCAGGGTCCTGGATTTTCGGCGCGAAATGCTGCGCGTGATCCTTCAGGACCATCCCCGGGAGTGCCTGGGGTGCCCTCGCAACGGAACCTGCGAGCTGCAGCGTCTGGTTGAAACGGTGGGAATCGATTTTCCCTATTCGCCAGAGGAGTTCGGCAGACATCGCGCAGAACAGGCGGGGCGCTACTTCGAGCGGGATTACGACCTTTGCGTGCGTTGCGGTCGATGCGTGCGCGTCTGCCATGAAGTGCGAGGGGCGAAGGCCATTGTTTTCAGGGAGAAACACGGACGCCAGGAAGTCGGCACCCCTTTTGACCGCCCCCTGGCAGAGACCGGTTGCCAGTTTTGCGGAGCCTGCGTGGACGTGTGTCCCGTCGGTGCGCTGCGGGAAAAGCTTCCTCCCGACGGGAGCGGGGGCCTGCAGGAGATGTCGCAAGGGTGCGGCGAACTGTCGAGTATCGTCATGGCCCTCTACAGGAAGGAATTGCCCCGGAGCGTCAAGACGTCCGTCTGTCCGGTGTGTTCGGCGGGCTGCAGCATGGAGTTCGAGATGGCCGGGGGGGACGGGATCATTCGGGTGCGACCGAGCGTTGGGGAGGCTTCCAACCGCGGCCAGGCCTGCGTTCAAGGTCGTTTCCTGCTGAAGGAATACCTTGGGCGGAGCGATCGTCTTTTGATGCCCATGATCAGAGAAAACGGGTCCTTTCGCGAAACGGGATGGGATGCCGCTTTGGACTTCATTGCCGATCGATTCCTCAGCTATCGTCCGGAGGAAACGGCGGTTCTGACCGATGGGCGTTGCACGAACGAGGAGCTGCGCAGTCTTCGGGAATTTTCTCGGATGGTGCTCCGCACGGATGCGTTCGGATGTGTCTGCCCTCCGGGGCACGCAGCCGCTTCGGAGATACTGCGAGAGACCACGGGGACCCCGGGCGGCATGGGATGTCTTCAGGAACTGGAGCGGTCGGACTGTATTCTCCTGTTGGGGCTCAATCCGCCGGCCAGCTGGCCGATTGCCGGAACCCGGCTGCGCGAAGCGGCTCTCGGCGGAACAAAACTGGTGGCGGCCAATCCCTGCAAGGTGGGGGCGGCGCGTTTTGCGGACGTACACCTGCAACACTACCCGGGAACCGAGACGATCCTGGTTTCGGGACTCATTCGCTTGTTGCTGGATCGGAATGAGGTGCATCCCGATATTGCCGGACGGTGGGAGACGGAATTGAAGGCTCTCGGAGAACATCTTTCAAGCTTTCATCCGGGGGAAGTGTCCAGAATCACGGGAGTGTCTCCCGAAGACCTGGTCGAGGCCGCCTGCCTCATCGGCCGCTCGGAAACGCTGAGCGTGCTGTACGGCTTGGGGGTGGCGGCGTCTCCGCGAGTCGCGGAAACCGTCCGGGCGATGCTCGCGCTGCTCCAGATAAAGGGCAATCTGGGCAAGCCCGGCTGCGTCGTCGCCCCGCTCTATGGAAACGGGAACCTGCTGGGCGCCTGGGAAGCGGGGATGGCCTCGGGCCACCTTTCAGGGTTGCCGGCGCAGGGCGGAGCATATCGTTCCGGCCCCTTTGACGTTCTTGCCGCGATCGACTCGGGAAAAATCAGGGCCCTTTACCTGGCCTGTGAAAGCCTGGAGGGCGATGCACTGGATTCCATCGGACCTTTGCTCGGCAAAGCGGAGTTCGTGGTCGTGCACGACGTGGCGATTCCGCGTGCAATATCGCGCGCGCAGGGGGGCGTGGGCGATGTGTATCTGCCGATGGCGGCGGCACTCGAGAAGGGGGGAAGTTACCTGGCTGGTGGACGCAAGGTGCGACGAATCGAACCGGTTGTTGCTCCGCCGGGGGAAGCCCGGTCCGTCGTATGGGTCGTGACGGAGCTCGCGAGGCGCATGCACGCCCGGGGCTTCGATTCCATGGATTCTCCGGTCTCGGCGGATGAAAGCAAGAGTTGTGTTCCCGCTTGCACGGCAGAGTCGCAAGGATGCGACCGCGGCGGCCCGCGGCCCACAGACCTCTGCCCCGCCGAACCCGGGGGAGAACCCGCACAGCGGTGGATCGGCTGGAAACCCGATGATCCCGGTACCCCGGAAGATCCGAGGGATGCAGAATACCCCTTTGCCGTCATCGTCAAGGAAGCGCTTCGTCCCTATTGCCTGGGACCTCTGCTGGCCCGGGAGTCCGCAGCCTTTTTCGGATCGGATGAGGAATTGGAGATGAATCCCGCCGACGTTTTCGGCATGGGGATGAGCGCGGGGGATGCCGCGCGGGTTGTGACTCGACACGGGGAGTGGGAAGGCCGAATTCGGATCAATGACCTGATCCCCGTCAAAACCCTGGCCGTTTCCGGGTCGATCGTCCGGCTTCATGTTGACCTGCGGGATATCGCCGGCGGCGCATTCGCCGCCAGGGTGGTGAAGAGGTAG
- a CDS encoding hydrogenase iron-sulfur subunit, producing MQNGFEPIVVCFCCHWCSYAAADLAGSMRLQYPANVRIVKVPCTGRVDVVHLLRTLERGADGVFVSGCLPGDCHYISGNNRVIRRVAHVKGLLASIGIEPERVELYFNSAAMAPQFAQCCRDFTERIRELGPCLRAAKPEIRSAPGVPAGTSA from the coding sequence ATGCAGAACGGATTCGAACCCATTGTCGTTTGTTTCTGCTGCCACTGGTGCTCCTATGCGGCCGCCGACCTGGCGGGCAGCATGCGGCTCCAGTACCCGGCCAACGTGCGCATCGTGAAAGTGCCCTGCACGGGGCGGGTGGACGTCGTTCACCTGCTGCGCACGCTGGAACGCGGTGCCGACGGGGTATTCGTCTCCGGCTGTCTTCCGGGCGACTGCCACTACATTTCCGGAAACAACCGGGTGATCAGGCGGGTTGCGCATGTGAAGGGATTGCTGGCGAGCATCGGGATCGAGCCGGAACGAGTGGAGCTTTACTTCAACTCGGCGGCCATGGCTCCCCAGTTTGCGCAGTGCTGTCGTGATTTCACTGAAAGGATCCGAGAGCTGGGGCCGTGCCTGAGAGCCGCAAAGCCCGAAATCCGTTCAGCGCCGGGAGTGCCGGCCGGGACTTCGGCTTGA